One window of Oscillatoria salina IIICB1 genomic DNA carries:
- a CDS encoding efflux RND transporter periplasmic adaptor subunit: MSQKAPEDEKYQLDGSALAKLDEHGSIESETNPDAELTSEPPRKNWRSGGLNLFIGVGLGIALAFMGMRFVSPSQTTETSAQVPARETSQPGRSVTVAEVTSSRLDRAIAATGTVAAWEMTPVSPQATGLKIESILADEGDFVKTGQVMAILDDSLLQASLAEAKAAVAQAEARLAELRAGSRSEEIARARENLRSAEAAVASAEAKLELAQTRVERNRILADAGAIARDRFDEILNEERSNQLSLEQAKARRDEAQQQLAEVEKGPRQEVIAAAEAEVARAEAQVQSVLEQLDDTRVVAPVNGEVAERNARLGDVTSGSQPLFKLIENGRLELILKVPETQLTQISPGQPVKITSDSDRDLQVTGEVREIYPTVDENSRQAQVKINLPATENLRPGMFLRAEIITQSTSGLTVPYDAIQPQSENTAIVFVVQADNSVAAKEVTIGTIMPEKEVEIKSGLNSGERVVVKGAAYLKDGDKIEIVATE, encoded by the coding sequence GTGAGCCAAAAAGCCCCAGAAGATGAAAAATATCAGCTCGATGGCTCGGCACTTGCCAAGCTTGATGAGCATGGCTCAATTGAGTCAGAAACAAACCCAGATGCAGAATTAACTTCAGAGCCGCCAAGAAAAAATTGGCGCTCCGGAGGGCTAAATTTATTTATTGGTGTAGGTTTGGGGATTGCGCTGGCATTTATGGGAATGCGTTTTGTCTCTCCTAGCCAGACGACGGAAACTTCTGCTCAAGTGCCAGCTAGAGAAACTTCTCAACCTGGTAGAAGCGTCACTGTCGCCGAAGTAACTTCCTCGCGGCTCGATCGCGCGATCGCGGCGACTGGTACTGTGGCGGCTTGGGAAATGACTCCGGTTTCTCCTCAAGCTACTGGATTAAAAATTGAAAGTATATTAGCAGATGAAGGAGATTTTGTCAAGACTGGACAAGTAATGGCAATTCTCGATGACTCGTTGTTGCAAGCAAGTTTAGCAGAAGCAAAAGCTGCTGTTGCCCAAGCTGAGGCGCGTTTAGCTGAATTAAGAGCGGGTAGTCGCTCGGAAGAAATTGCCCGCGCTCGGGAAAATCTCCGCAGTGCTGAAGCAGCAGTAGCCAGTGCGGAAGCGAAACTAGAATTAGCTCAAACACGAGTTGAACGCAATCGGATTTTAGCAGATGCAGGTGCGATCGCGCGCGATCGCTTCGATGAAATCCTTAATGAAGAGCGTAGCAATCAACTCTCTCTCGAACAAGCTAAAGCCCGTCGTGACGAAGCCCAACAGCAATTAGCCGAAGTGGAAAAAGGTCCGCGTCAAGAAGTTATTGCGGCAGCAGAAGCAGAAGTCGCCCGCGCTGAAGCTCAAGTACAATCAGTCCTAGAGCAACTTGACGACACCAGAGTGGTAGCACCAGTTAACGGTGAAGTAGCTGAAAGAAATGCTCGCTTGGGGGATGTTACTTCTGGGAGTCAACCACTGTTTAAATTAATTGAAAACGGACGCTTAGAATTGATTTTAAAAGTTCCCGAAACCCAGCTAACCCAAATTAGTCCGGGACAACCAGTTAAAATTACTTCTGATAGCGATCGCGATTTACAAGTTACTGGTGAAGTACGAGAAATCTATCCAACGGTAGATGAAAACTCTCGTCAGGCACAAGTAAAAATCAATTTACCCGCTACAGAAAATTTACGTCCGGGAATGTTTTTGCGAGCAGAAATTATTACTCAGTCAACATCAGGTTTGACTGTACCTTACGATGCCATTCAACCTCAAAGCGAGAATACAGCGATCGTTTTTGTCGTGCAAGCCGATAACAGTGTAGCTGCGAAAGAAGTGACAATTGGCACAATTATGCCTGAAAAAGAAGTAGAAATCAAAAGCGGTTTGAATTCTGGCGAAAGGGTAGTAGTTAAAGGTGCAGCTTATCTTAAAGATGGCGACAAAATAGAAATAGTTGCCACTGAGTAG